The Suncus etruscus isolate mSunEtr1 chromosome 14, mSunEtr1.pri.cur, whole genome shotgun sequence genome contains a region encoding:
- the LOC126027673 gene encoding interferon lambda-3-like, giving the protein MLLLGTSLMTATGAPAVSRPPKALEYPRDCQLARFQSLSPQELQAFKRAKDALEELLQLKGWNCSGRLFPGKRDLKQLQVWERPVALEAELSLTLQVLGAMAEPSLGPVLDPPLHTLKLIHIHLQACVPPQSTGTLQPRGRLQHWLQRLQEAPHKESQSCLEASVTFNLFRLLTHDLRCVARGALCV; this is encoded by the exons ATGCTGCTGCTGGGCACCTCACTGATGACCGCAACAGGGGCACCTGCTGTCTCCCGGCCCCCCAAGGCCCTGGAGTACCCCAGAGACTGCCAGCTGGCCCGGTTCCAGTCTCTGTCCCCTCAGGAGCTTCAGGCCTTCAAGAGAGCCAAGGATGCTTTG GAGGAATTGCTGCAACTGAAAGGCTGGAACTGCAGTGGGCGCCTGTTCCCTGGGAAGAGAGACTTGAAGCAGCTGCAG GTATGGGAGCGACCCGTGGCCCTGGAGGCCGAGCTGTCTCTGACTCTGCAGGTCCTGGGGGCCATGGCTGAGCCATCCCTGGGGCCTGTGCTGGACCCACCCCTGCACACCCTGAAACTCATCCACATCCATCTCCAGGCCTGT GTACCCCCTCAGTCCACAGGGACCCTTCAGCCCCGGGGTCGCCTCCAACACTGGCTTCAGAGGCTCCAGGAGGCACCACACAAG GAGTCCCAGAGCTGCCTGGAAGCCTCTGTCACCTTCAACCTCTTCCGGCTGCTCACCCACGACCTGCGATGTGTGGCCCGTGGAGCACTGTGTGTCTGA
- the LOC126027670 gene encoding interferon lambda-3-like: MLLLGTSLMTATGAPAVSRPPKALENPRDCQLARFQSLSPQELQAFKRAKDALEEMLQLKGWKCNVRLFPGKRDLKQLQVWERPVALEAELSLTLQVLGAMAEPSLGPVLDPPLRTLKLIHTQLQACVPPQPTGTPRIRGRLQHWLHRIQEASHKESQSCLEASITFNLFRLLTHDLRCVALGALCV; this comes from the exons ATGCTGCTGCTAGGCACCTCACTGATGACCGCAACAGGGGCACCTGCTGTCTCCCGGCCCCCCAAGGCCCTGGAGAACCCCAGAGACTGCCAGCTGGCCCGGTTCCAGTCTCTGTCCCCTCAGGAGCTTCAGGCCTTCAAGAGAGCCAAGGATGCTTTG GAGGAAATGCTGCAACTGAAAGGCTGGAAATGCAATGTGCGCCTCTTTCCAGGGAAGAGAGACCTGAAACAGCTACAG GTATGGGAGCGACCTGTGGCCCTGGAGGCCGAGCTGTCTCTGACTCTGCAGGTCCTGGGGGCTATGGCTGAGCCATCCCTGGGGCCTGTGCTGGATCCGCCCCTGCGCACCCTGAAACTCATCCACACCCAACTCCAGGCCTGT GTGCCCCCTCAACCCACAGGGACGCCCCGCATCCGGGGTCGCCTCCAACACTGGCTGCATCGAATCCAGGAGGCATCACACAAG GAGTCCCAGAGCTGCCTGGAAGCCTCTATCACTTTCAACCTCTTCCGGCTGCTCACCCACGACCTGCGATGTGTGGCCCTTGGAGCACTGTGTGTCTGA